Proteins found in one Pseudomonas marvdashtae genomic segment:
- a CDS encoding MbtH family protein, translating into MTSVFDREDILFQVVVNHEEQYSIWPDYKAVPEGWRTVGKSGFKKECLAYIEEVWTDMRPLSLRKKMEEQATAAH; encoded by the coding sequence ATGACTTCAGTATTCGACCGCGAGGACATCCTCTTCCAGGTCGTGGTCAACCACGAAGAGCAGTATTCGATCTGGCCGGACTACAAGGCCGTTCCGGAAGGCTGGCGCACCGTTGGCAAAAGCGGTTTCAAAAAGGAATGCCTGGCTTATATCGAAGAGGTCTGGACCGATATGCGACCGTTGAGCCTGCGCAAGAAGATGGAAGAGCAGGCGACTGCGGCTCATTGA
- a CDS encoding aspartate aminotransferase family protein — MSVAHSPIQALPVRVSPTPVETLYQFNESPLLARQNRQESNARSYPRRIPLALKRAKGLYVEDVEGRTFIDCLAGAGTLALGHNHPVVIEAIQQVLADELPLHTLDLTTPVKDRFVQDLFGLLPAALAAEAKIQFCGPTGTDAVEAALKLVRTATGRSTVLSFQGGYHGMSQGALSLMGSLGPKKPLGALLSSGVQFMPFPYDYRCPFGLGGAEGVKANLHYLENLLTDPEAGVQLPAAVIVEVVQGEGGVIPADLDWLRGLRRITERAGVALIVDEIQSGFGRTGKMFAFEHAGIIPDVVVLSKAIGGSLPLAVVVYRDWLDTWLPGAHAGTFRGNQMAMAAGSAVMRYLVEHNVPAHAAAMGERLSEHLHILQRDFPQLGDIRGRGLMLGVELVDPAGTSDALGHPPVDARLAPRLQRECLKRGLILELGGRQGGVVRFLPPLIITAAEIDRVAEIFRRALEAAVADT, encoded by the coding sequence ATGCCCGCAGTTACCCACGACGGATCCCCTTGGCCCTCAAGCGCGCCAAGGGCCTGTACGTTGAAGATGTCGAGGGCCGCACCTTCATCGATTGCCTGGCCGGCGCGGGCACGCTGGCCCTTGGGCACAATCACCCGGTAGTGATCGAGGCGATCCAGCAGGTGCTTGCCGATGAGCTGCCGCTGCATACCCTGGACCTGACCACGCCGGTCAAGGATCGCTTTGTCCAGGACCTGTTCGGCCTGTTGCCAGCGGCCCTCGCCGCCGAAGCGAAAATCCAGTTTTGCGGCCCCACGGGCACAGACGCGGTGGAAGCGGCCCTCAAGTTGGTGCGCACCGCCACGGGACGAAGCACCGTGCTGTCGTTCCAGGGCGGTTATCACGGCATGAGCCAAGGCGCGTTGAGCCTGATGGGCAGCCTGGGCCCTAAAAAGCCGTTGGGGGCCTTGCTCAGCAGTGGCGTGCAGTTCATGCCGTTTCCCTACGATTATCGGTGTCCGTTCGGGCTCGGGGGGGCTGAAGGCGTCAAGGCCAATCTGCATTACCTGGAAAACCTGCTGACCGACCCCGAGGCTGGCGTGCAGTTGCCCGCAGCGGTAATTGTCGAGGTGGTGCAGGGCGAAGGGGGTGTGATACCCGCCGATCTTGATTGGCTGCGCGGGTTGCGACGGATCACCGAGCGGGCCGGCGTGGCGCTGATCGTCGATGAGATCCAGAGCGGCTTTGGCCGAACCGGCAAGATGTTTGCGTTCGAGCACGCCGGGATCATTCCGGACGTGGTCGTGCTGTCCAAGGCCATCGGCGGCAGCCTGCCGCTAGCGGTGGTGGTGTATCGCGACTGGCTCGACACCTGGCTGCCGGGCGCCCACGCCGGGACTTTCCGGGGCAACCAGATGGCCATGGCGGCGGGTAGCGCGGTCATGCGCTACCTGGTCGAACACAACGTGCCGGCCCATGCCGCCGCCATGGGCGAGCGCCTGAGCGAACACCTGCATATCCTGCAGAGGGACTTCCCGCAATTGGGCGACATTCGTGGTCGCGGGCTGATGCTCGGCGTCGAGCTGGTAGACCCGGCCGGCACATCGGACGCCTTGGGCCATCCACCGGTGGATGCACGGCTGGCGCCACGGCTGCAGCGTGAATGCCTCAAGCGTGGGCTGATCCTGGAGTTGGGTGGTCGACAGGGCGGCGTGGTGCGTTTCCTGCCGCCGCTGATCATTACCGCAGCGGAGATCGACCGGGTCGCGGAGATTTTTCGGCGTGCCTTGGAAGCCGCCGTGGCCGACACCTAA